From a region of the Stenotrophomonas sp. BIO128-Bstrain genome:
- the lpxB gene encoding lipid-A-disaccharide synthase, with the protein MTGPGGHTPGITTAEIIPLAAMATSVEQTLAVRTSDRPVRIALVAGEASGDLLGAGLVRELRLRFPNAEFAGIGGDAMRSAGCQTWFDASELAVMGLTEILRHLPRLLKLRREFRARALEWQPDVFIGIDAPDFNLGVERWLKDRGIRTVHYVSPSVWAWREKRAEKIGASADLVLCLFPMEPPIYARHGIDARFVGHPMADDIPLHNDREQARAELGLPSNAKVLAVLPGSRLGEIGKLGEPFFEAAWQVSERIPGLHVVVPAANAACRQLISEQLSASALPVAHSHLLDGNARTAMIAADVVVLASGTATLETMLVKRPMVVGYRVAELTYRIVKALGLLKVDRFALPNILAGKDLAPELMQHDCTPDKLAAAILQWFDHPQRVIDLHDTYERLHLQLRRDASARAADAVTDLLERGPNGGRAA; encoded by the coding sequence ATGACGGGTCCAGGCGGGCACACCCCGGGCATCACCACCGCCGAGATCATTCCGCTCGCTGCGATGGCGACCAGCGTCGAACAGACGCTGGCCGTGCGCACCTCCGACCGCCCGGTGCGGATCGCCCTGGTCGCCGGCGAAGCCTCCGGTGACCTGCTCGGTGCCGGCCTGGTCCGCGAGCTGCGCCTGCGCTTCCCGAACGCCGAGTTCGCCGGCATCGGCGGCGATGCCATGCGCAGCGCCGGCTGCCAGACCTGGTTCGATGCCAGCGAACTGGCGGTGATGGGGCTGACCGAAATCCTGCGCCACCTGCCGCGTCTGCTCAAACTGCGCCGGGAGTTCCGCGCGCGTGCGCTGGAGTGGCAGCCGGACGTGTTCATCGGCATCGACGCACCGGACTTCAACCTCGGCGTCGAGCGCTGGCTGAAGGACCGCGGCATCCGCACCGTTCATTACGTCAGCCCTTCCGTCTGGGCCTGGCGTGAGAAGCGGGCCGAGAAGATCGGGGCCAGCGCCGACCTGGTGCTGTGCCTGTTCCCGATGGAACCGCCGATCTACGCCAGGCACGGCATCGACGCCCGCTTCGTGGGCCACCCGATGGCCGATGACATCCCGCTGCACAATGATCGCGAACAGGCGCGTGCCGAGCTCGGCCTGCCCTCCAATGCCAAGGTGCTGGCGGTCCTGCCGGGCAGCCGCCTGGGCGAGATCGGCAAGCTCGGCGAGCCGTTCTTCGAAGCCGCCTGGCAGGTCTCCGAACGCATTCCGGGCCTGCACGTGGTGGTGCCGGCGGCCAACGCCGCCTGCCGCCAGCTGATCAGCGAGCAGCTCTCCGCCTCGGCCCTGCCGGTCGCCCATTCGCACCTGCTCGACGGCAACGCGCGCACTGCGATGATCGCCGCCGACGTGGTCGTGCTCGCGTCCGGTACCGCCACCCTGGAGACGATGCTGGTCAAGCGCCCGATGGTGGTCGGCTACCGCGTTGCCGAACTCACCTACCGCATCGTCAAAGCGCTGGGCCTGCTCAAGGTCGACCGCTTCGCCCTGCCCAACATCCTGGCCGGCAAGGACCTTGCCCCGGAACTGATGCAGCACGACTGCACGCCGGACAAACTGGCCGCCGCGATCCTGCAGTGGTTCGACCACCCCCAGCGCGTGATCGACCTGCACGACACCTACGAACGCCTGCACCTGCAACTGCGCCGCGATGCCTCCGCACGCGCCGCCGACGCGGTGACCGACCTGCTCGAACGCGGCCCCAACGGCGGTCGCGCCGCATGA
- a CDS encoding ribonuclease HII — protein MSRRHAAAASLALFDGAALATVAPRYVAGVDEAGRGPLAGPVAVAAVVFCPDRPRLNGLDDSKQLTAARRDQLYDRILDRALAWHVVMVDVSEIDALNIYQATMLGMRRAVEGVAHVAQFARIDGNVVPKGLPCPAQALIGGDALDRAIMAASILAKVSRDRFMQRLHDAHPEYGFDQHKGYGTPAHLAALRNHGPCPQHRRSFAPVRACLEPALSSLPA, from the coding sequence ATGAGCCGTCGCCACGCCGCTGCCGCCTCGCTGGCCCTGTTCGACGGCGCCGCCCTGGCCACCGTGGCCCCGCGCTACGTGGCCGGCGTGGATGAAGCCGGCCGCGGCCCCCTGGCCGGTCCGGTCGCCGTCGCCGCCGTCGTGTTCTGCCCGGACCGCCCACGCCTGAACGGCCTGGACGACTCCAAGCAGCTCACCGCTGCCCGCCGCGACCAGCTCTACGACAGGATCCTCGACCGCGCCCTGGCCTGGCACGTGGTGATGGTGGACGTCAGCGAAATCGACGCGCTCAACATCTACCAGGCCACGATGCTCGGCATGCGCCGCGCCGTCGAAGGCGTCGCCCACGTCGCCCAGTTCGCCCGCATCGACGGCAACGTCGTCCCCAAGGGCCTGCCCTGCCCGGCCCAGGCGTTGATCGGCGGCGATGCCCTGGACCGCGCCATCATGGCCGCCTCGATCCTGGCCAAAGTCAGCCGCGACCGCTTCATGCAGCGCCTGCACGACGCCCATCCCGAGTACGGCTTCGACCAGCACAAGGGCTACGGCACCCCCGCTCACCTCGCCGCCCTGCGCAACCACGGCCCCTGCCCCCAGCACCGGCGCAGCTTCGCCCCCGTGCGCGCGTGCCTGGAACCTGCGCTGAGCAGCCTCCCCGCCTGA